In Raphanus sativus cultivar WK10039 chromosome 5, ASM80110v3, whole genome shotgun sequence, the following proteins share a genomic window:
- the LOC108857704 gene encoding lectin-like protein At3g16530 — protein MQIHKLCFLALFLAQAAFAVKFNFKTFDGDNLMFLGDAELGPSSDGINRSGAWSMTRDENPFSHGKGLYINPIPFKPSNDSAPYSFETSFTFSITPRTKPNSGQGLAFIVVPTADNSGASGGGFLGMLNKTNNGNAENHLFAVEFDTFQNKEFQDISGNHVGLNINSMTSNVAETAGYWVQTRVGKRKVWSFKDVNLSSGERFTAWVEFRNKDNRITITLAPENMKKPKRPLIQGPRELNDVVLQNSYVGFAGSMGRAPERHDIWSWSFENAAKNN, from the coding sequence ATGCAGATTCACAAACTCTGTTTTCTTGCTCTGTTCTTAGCACAAGCAGCTTTCGCCGTTAAGTTCAACTTCAAAACCTTCGATGGAGACAACTTGATGTTCCTCGGAGACGCAGAGCTTGGTCCCTCCTCCGACGGTATAAACCGATCCGGAGCCTGGTCCATGACCCGTGACGAGAACCCATTCTCTCACGGCAAAGGTCTCTACATCAACCCCATCCCTTTCAAGCCTTCCAACGACTCTGCCCCTTACTCATTCGAAACCTCTTTCACTTTCTCCATCACTCCTCGCACCAAACCAAACTCCGGCCAAGGCCTCGCCTTCATCGTCGTCCCAACCGCCGATAACTCCGGCGCCTCAGGCGGTGGATTCCTCGGAATGCTCAACAAAACCAACAACGGGAATGCGGAAAACCACCTCTTCGCCGTCGAGTTCGACACTTTCCAGAACAAAGAGTTCCAAGACATTAGTGGTAACCACGTCGGGCTCAACATCAACTCCATGACTTCGAACGTCGCGGAGACAGCTGGTTACTGGGTACAGACGAGGGTCGGGAAGAGGAAGGTTTGGTCCTTTAAAGATGTGAACCTGAGTAGTGGAGAGAGGTTCACGGCTTGGGTTGAGTTCAGAAACAAAGACAATAGGATTACTATTACGCTCGCTCCTGAGAACATGAAGAAGCCTAAGAGACCTTTGATCCAAGGTCCCAGAGAGCTCAATGATGTTGTTCTCCAAAACAGTTACGTCGGTTTTGCTGGTTCCATGGGACGTGCCCCTGAGCGTCACGACATCTGGAGCTGGTCTTTCGAAAATGCCGCCAAAAACAACTAA
- the LOC108860299 gene encoding lectin-like protein At3g16530, whose protein sequence is MQIHKLCFIALFLAQAAFAVKFNFKTFDGDNLMFLGDAELGPASDGINRSGAWSMTRDENPFSHGKGLYINPIPFKPSNDSAPYSFETSFTFSITPRTKPNSGQGLAFIVVPTADNSGASGGGFLGMLNRTNNGNAENHLFAVEFDTFQNKEFQDISGNHVGLNINSMTSNVAEKAGYWVQTRVGKRKVWSFKDVNLSSGERFTAWVEFRNKDNRITITLAPENMKKPKRPLIQGPRELNDVVLQNSYVGFAGSMGRAPERHDIWSWSFENAAKNN, encoded by the coding sequence atgcAGATTCACAAACTCTGTTTTATTGCTCTGTTCTTAGCTCAAGCAGCCTTTGCCGTTAAGTTCAACTTCAAAACCTTCGATGGAGACAACTTGATGTTCCTCGGAGACGCAGAGCTTGGTCCTGCCTCCGACGGTATAAACCGATCCGGAGCCTGGTCCATGACCCGTGACGAGAACCCATTCTCTCACGGCAAAGGTCTCTACATCAACCCCATCCCTTTCAAGCCTTCCAACGACTCTGCCCCTTACTCATTCGAAACCTCTTTCACTTTCTCCATCACTCCTCGCACCAAACCAAACTCCGGCCAAGGCCTCGCCTTCATCGTCGTCCCAACCGCCGATAACTCCGGCGCCTCAGGCGGTGGATTCCTCGGAATGCTCAACAGAACCAACAACGGGAACGCGGAGAACCACCTCTTCGCCGTCGAGTTCGACACTTTCCAGAACAAAGAGTTCCAAGACATTAGTGGCAACCACGTCGGGCTCAACATCAACTCCATGACTTCTAACGTCGCGGAGAAAGCTGGTTACTGGGTTCAGACAAGAGTCGGGAAGAGGAAAGTTTGGTCTTTTAAAGATGTGAACCTGAGTAGCGGAGAGAGGTTCACGGCTTGGGTTGAGTTCAGAAACAAAGACAACAGGATTACTATTACGCTCGCGCCTGAGAACATGAAGAAGCCTAAGAGACCTTTGATCCAAGGTCCGAGAGAGCTCAATGATGTTGTTCTTCAAAACAGTTACGTCGGTTTTGCTGGTTCAATGGGACGTGCCCCTGAGCGTCACGACATCTGGAGCTGGTCTTTCGAAAACGCCGCCAAGAACAACTAA
- the LOC108837378 gene encoding uncharacterized protein LOC108837378 isoform X2, with product MNSHLFRVICILHSVIALTSGTLMMFYAEKASIFGHGSDIANKLKGSTPHDELLIQISQSFSGLLLFAIGLVLFMVSFVKDRDFHSFFAGGSVILYLLMALWRVVFEWKIEDLAFECPKQALGDIALAVSWVFFLVYTWREK from the exons atgaactcccatctcTTCCGCGTAATTTGTATACTCCACTCGGTAATCGCACTCACGAGCGGAACCCTGATGATGTTCTACGCAGAGAAAGCTTCCATCTTCGGCCACGGAAGCGACATAGCTAACAAGCTCAAAGGCTCGACCCCTCACGACGAGCTCCTTATCCAGATCTCCCAGTCCTTCTCCGGTCTGCTTCTCTTCGCCATCGGTCTGGTGCTTTTCATGGTCTCATTCGTGAAAGACAGAGACTTTCACAGCTTCTTCGCCGGAGGCTCCGTGATTCTCTACCTGCTGATGGCTCTGTGGAGAGTTGTCTTCGAGTGGAAGATTGAAGATCTCGCCTTTGAATGCCCCAAGCAGGCTCTTGGAGATATTGCTTTGGCTGTCTCTTGGGTTTTCTTCCTTGTTTATACTTGGAGGGAGAA ataA
- the LOC108837378 gene encoding uncharacterized protein LOC108837378 isoform X1, whose product MNSHLFRVICILHSVIALTSGTLMMFYAEKASIFGHGSDIANKLKGSTPHDELLIQISQSFSGLLLFAIGLVLFMVSFVKDRDFHSFFAGGSVILYLLMALWRVVFEWKIEDLAFECPKQALGDIALAVSWVFFLVYTWREKYD is encoded by the coding sequence atgaactcccatctcTTCCGCGTAATTTGTATACTCCACTCGGTAATCGCACTCACGAGCGGAACCCTGATGATGTTCTACGCAGAGAAAGCTTCCATCTTCGGCCACGGAAGCGACATAGCTAACAAGCTCAAAGGCTCGACCCCTCACGACGAGCTCCTTATCCAGATCTCCCAGTCCTTCTCCGGTCTGCTTCTCTTCGCCATCGGTCTGGTGCTTTTCATGGTCTCATTCGTGAAAGACAGAGACTTTCACAGCTTCTTCGCCGGAGGCTCCGTGATTCTCTACCTGCTGATGGCTCTGTGGAGAGTTGTCTTCGAGTGGAAGATTGAAGATCTCGCCTTTGAATGCCCCAAGCAGGCTCTTGGAGATATTGCTTTGGCTGTCTCTTGGGTTTTCTTCCTTGTTTATACTTGGAGGGAGAAGTATGATTGA
- the LOC108861422 gene encoding uncharacterized protein LOC108861422: MRIAVMLSSLIPLQLPSRMQTHLWYILPNEVKSESLLKHYSELLSQPEKDHVFRMQSDDLKKKNALLARTLVRTTVARYQTNNNTVVDPRSLKFKKNVYGKPEVDWDVHDPKLQFNISHTDSLIACGVTANVPVGIDVEDKTRKMRHDVLSLAKRFYSSEEVKFLSSIADTEAQREEFIKLWTLKEAYVKASGKGFSASPFNTFSITRSDAGSYSLCGKAEGWKFMLLDLAASSHYAAICIGGEDKDEEGMNVIVHRTIPFVEDELISDWKLL, encoded by the coding sequence ATGAGAATCGCTGTGATGTTGTCTTCTCTGATTCCTCTACAACTTCCATCTCGGATGCAAACTCATCTCTGGTATATACTACCAAACGAAGTGAAGAGCGAGTCTCTACTAAAACACTACTCTGAGCTTCTCTCACAACCAGAGAAAGACCATGTCTTTCGGATGCAGAGCGATGACCTTAAGAAGAAGAATGCATTGCTTGCTCGTACCTTGGTCCGAACCACAGTTGCAAGATACCAGACAAACAACAACACAGTGGTTGATCCAAGATCCTTGAAGTTCAAGAAGAATGTGTACGGTAAGCCTGAAGTAGATTGGGATGTTCATGATCCAAAACTGCAATTCAACATCTCACACACGGATTCACTGATAGCCTGTGGAGTTACAGCGAACGTCCCCGTTGGTATTGATGTAGAAGACAAGACGAGGAAGATGAGACACGATGTGTTATCACTTGCAAAAAGATTTTACTCGTCTGAAGAAGTTAAGTTTCTGTCAAGTATAGCAGACACCGAGGCTCAGCGTGAGGAGTTTATTAAGCTATGGACTCTCAAAGAAGCTTATGTGAAAGCATCAGGGAAAGGCTTCTCTGCTTCACCTTTTAATACTTTCTCAATCACCAGGTCTGACGCTGGAAGCTACAGTCTTTGCGGCAAAGCAGAGGGATGGAAGTTTATGCTTCTGGACTTGGCTGCTTCGTCTCATTACGCTGCAATCTGCATTGGAGGAGAAGATAAAGACGAAGAAGGTATGAATGTGATTGTCCACAGAACCATCCCATTCGTTGAAGATGAACTTATATCCGACTGGAAACTGCTCTAG
- the LOC108861432 gene encoding probable ubiquitin-conjugating enzyme E2 25 isoform X1: MEPEIVHPVASCSITLTPNKATTPDDNNGVEEELFEMQNGGGGGGVNNNNDVDKKNKGKAIQSDDDEQLEGSSSPLSNSLLDPDSLIYQDDDDDYFDHYAYEIEDDHADEYVSKYQALFDAKEKEIPAGVEVTMDWLPNSEADAKPSGSSKPIATTSSSSGSKRSGIHLTPNTAYGIVPHKIHGFKYAGPGLKYPSIQLGPKTPGTVLGEAPVPSPAPASASSGLSLQMLKKPSGYLGFASTRPLVEEVISAPNTSTVKRNMEDYLGKYLFFKKFDIVEDLVDHHYAAKGASSKQHTKEWAKRIQEEWKILENDLPEMIFVRAYESRMDLLRAVIVGADGTPYHDGLFFFDIFFPDAYPSVPPMVHYHSGGLRINPNLYDCGKVCLSLLGTWTGVQTEKWIPNESTMLQVLVSIQGLILNQKPYFNEPGYEGSAGSQAGESRSKTYSEKTFLLSLKTMVYNMRRPPKYFEDFSYGHFLSCAHDVLKACYAYRNGAPVASLVRGKVKEGEESSERCSEWFMKDVGDFVDTLLLKEFILLGVLGLEPEQEEEQQ; encoded by the exons ATGGAGCCCGAGATTGTTCATCCTGTTGCTTCATGCTCGATAACTCTAACGCCGAACAAG GCCACAACTCCAGATGACAATAATGGTGTGGAGGAGGAGCTATTCGAAATGCAaaacggtggtggtggtggtggtgttaaTAACAACAACGATGTTGATAAGAAGAACAAAGGGAAGGCTATACAATCTGACGACGATGAGCAGCTTGAg GGATCATCCTCTCCATTATCAAATAGTTTGCTAGACCCTGATTCTTTGATCTACCAAGACGACGACGATGACTATTTTGATCATTATGCCTACGAGATAGAGGATGATCATGCTGATGAATACGTATCCAAGTACCAAGCCCTTTTTGATGCCAAGGAGAAGGAAATCCCAGCTGGTGTGGAAGTGACAATGGACTGGCTTCCAAACTCGGAAGCTGATGCTAAACCAAGTGGAAGCAGCAAACCAATAGCTACCACCAGCAGCAGCAGTGGCAGCAAACGAAGTGGAATCCATTTAACTCCAAACACTGCTTACGGAATAGTGCCACATAAAATCCATGGGTTCAAATACGCTGGACCAGGTTTGAAGTATCCTTCCATTCAGCTTGGGCCTAAGACTCCTGGTACCGTATTGGGAGAGGCCCCGGTTCCATCTCCAGCTCCAGCTTCAGCTTCTTCTGGTTTATCGCTTCAGATGTTGAAAAAACCTTCAGGGTATTTGGGTTTTGCTAGCACTCGGCCTCTAGTGGAAGAGGTTATCTCAGCTCCAAATACTTCCACAGTTAAGAGAAACATGGAGGATTATCTTGGCAAGTACTTGTTTTTCAAGAAATTTGACATCGTGGAAGATTTGGTGGACCACCATTATGCTGCTAAGGGAGCAAGTTCCAAACAG CATACAAAGGAATGGGCCAAAAGGATCCAAGAAGAGTGGAAAATTCTTGAGAATGATTTGCCAG AGATGATATTTGTCAGAGCTTATGAGTCGAGGATGGATCTTTTGAGGGCTGTAATTGTTGGAGCTGATGGAACTCCCTACCATGACGGTCTCTTCTTTTTCGATATCTTCTTCCCTGATGCATACCCTTCTGTGCCACCG ATGGTTCATTACCACTCTGGTGGGCTAAGAATCAACCCAAATCTGTACGACTGTGGGAAAGTGTGCCTGAGTCTTCTCGGCACTTGGACTGGTGTTCAGACGGAGAAGTGGATCCCCAACGAGTCTACAATGCTACAGGTTCTTGTCTCAATCCAAGGACTAATCTTGAATCAAAAACCTTACTTCAACGAACCTGGCTACGAGGGAAGTGCGGGTTCTCAAGCAGGGGAGAGCCGGTCTAAAACTTACAGCGAGAAGACATTCTTACTTTCTCTGAAGACTATGGTTTACAACATGAGAAGACCACCCAAG TATTTTGAAGACTTCTCGTATGGGCATTTCCTCAGCTGTGCTCACGACGTGTTGAAAGCGTGTTATGCTTATAGAAACGGAGCTCCGGTAGCCTCTTTGGTGAGGGGAAAGGTGAAAGAAGGGGAAGAGAGTAGCGAGAGATGCTCTGAGTGGTTTATGAAAGATGTGGGTGACTTTGTGGACACGCTTCTGTTAAAGGAGTTCATTCTTCTAGGCGTCCTTGGTCTCGAACcggaacaagaagaagagcagcAGTAG
- the LOC108861432 gene encoding probable ubiquitin-conjugating enzyme E2 25 isoform X2 — MEPEIAHPVASCSITITPNKATTPDDNNGVEEELFEMQNGGGGGGVNNNNDVDKKNKGKAIQSDDDEQLEGSSSPLSNSLLDPDSLIYQDDDDDYFDHYAYEIEDDHADEYVSKYQALFDAKEKEIPAGVEVTMDWLPNSEADAKPSGSSKPIATTSSSSGSKRSGIHLTPNTAYGIVPHKIHGFKYAGPGLKYPSIQLGPKTPGTVLGEAPVPSPAPASASSGLSLQMLKKPSGYLGFASTRPLVEEVISAPNTSTVKRNMEDYLGKYLFFKKFDIVEDLVDHHYAAKGASSKQHTKEWAKRIQEEWKILENDLPEMIFVRAYESRMDLLRAVIVGADGTPYHDGLFFFDIFFPDAYPSVPPMVHYHSGGLRINPNLYDCGKVCLSLLGTWTGVQTEKWIPNESTMLQVLVSIQGLILNQKPYFNEPGYEGSAGSQAGESRSKTYSEKTFLLSLKTMVYNMRRPPKYFEDFSYGHFLSCAHDVLKACYAYRNGAPVASLVRGKVKEGEESSERCSEWFMKDVGDFVDTLLLKEFILLGVLGLEPEQEEEQQ, encoded by the exons ATGGAGCCCGAGATCGCTCATCCTGTTGCTTCATGCTCGATAACTATAACGCCGAACAAG GCCACAACTCCAGATGACAATAATGGTGTGGAGGAGGAGCTATTCGAAATGCAaaacggtggtggtggtggtggtgttaaTAACAACAACGATGTTGATAAGAAGAACAAAGGGAAGGCTATACAATCTGACGACGATGAGCAGCTTGAg GGATCATCCTCTCCATTATCAAATAGTTTGCTAGACCCTGATTCTTTGATCTACCAAGACGACGACGATGACTATTTTGATCATTATGCCTACGAGATAGAGGATGATCATGCTGATGAATACGTATCCAAGTACCAAGCCCTTTTTGATGCCAAGGAGAAGGAAATCCCAGCTGGTGTGGAAGTGACAATGGACTGGCTTCCAAACTCGGAAGCTGATGCTAAACCAAGTGGAAGCAGCAAACCAATAGCTACCACCAGCAGCAGCAGTGGCAGCAAACGAAGTGGAATCCATTTAACTCCAAACACTGCTTACGGAATAGTGCCACATAAAATCCATGGGTTCAAATACGCTGGACCAGGTTTGAAGTATCCTTCCATTCAGCTTGGGCCTAAGACTCCTGGTACCGTATTGGGAGAGGCCCCGGTTCCATCTCCAGCTCCAGCTTCAGCTTCTTCTGGTTTATCGCTTCAGATGTTGAAAAAACCTTCAGGGTATTTGGGTTTTGCTAGCACTCGGCCTCTAGTGGAAGAGGTTATCTCAGCTCCAAATACTTCCACAGTTAAGAGAAACATGGAGGATTATCTTGGCAAGTACTTGTTTTTCAAGAAATTTGACATCGTGGAAGATTTGGTGGACCACCATTATGCTGCTAAGGGAGCAAGTTCCAAACAG CATACAAAGGAATGGGCCAAAAGGATCCAAGAAGAGTGGAAAATTCTTGAGAATGATTTGCCAG AGATGATATTTGTCAGAGCTTATGAGTCGAGGATGGATCTTTTGAGGGCTGTAATTGTTGGAGCTGATGGAACTCCCTACCATGACGGTCTCTTCTTTTTCGATATCTTCTTCCCTGATGCATACCCTTCTGTGCCACCG ATGGTTCATTACCACTCTGGTGGGCTAAGAATCAACCCAAATCTGTACGACTGTGGGAAAGTGTGCCTGAGTCTTCTCGGCACTTGGACTGGTGTTCAGACGGAGAAGTGGATCCCCAACGAGTCTACAATGCTACAGGTTCTTGTCTCAATCCAAGGACTAATCTTGAATCAAAAACCTTACTTCAACGAACCTGGCTACGAGGGAAGTGCGGGTTCTCAAGCAGGGGAGAGCCGGTCTAAAACTTACAGCGAGAAGACATTCTTACTTTCTCTGAAGACTATGGTTTACAACATGAGAAGACCACCCAAG TATTTTGAAGACTTCTCGTATGGGCATTTCCTCAGCTGTGCTCACGACGTGTTGAAAGCGTGTTATGCTTATAGAAACGGAGCTCCGGTAGCCTCTTTGGTGAGGGGAAAGGTGAAAGAAGGGGAAGAGAGTAGCGAGAGATGCTCTGAGTGGTTTATGAAAGATGTGGGTGACTTTGTGGACACGCTTCTGTTAAAGGAGTTCATTCTTCTAGGCGTCCTTGGTCTCGAACcggaacaagaagaagagcagcAGTAG
- the LOC108859927 gene encoding uncharacterized protein LOC108859927, protein MASASSSAARLLIRDGKSVASLLFRGCASSANLTENTGPAIRSLLLLNQRLPSQHPVFAEPFPVMQPGFGSYFTHEEAVSVVRRGKMEAGQGKRVVNNNEGSSSSEEEQETDFVEEEFDDIDMDDDDEEFDDTDEEDDDDGDEEEKAVLFKKKK, encoded by the coding sequence ATGGCTTCAGCTTCATCATCAGCGGCGAGATTACTCATCCGCGACGGAAAATCAGTGGCGAGTTTACTCTTCCGTGGATGTGCCTCCTCCGCCAATCTCACGGAGAACACTGGACCGGCCATTCGGTCTCTGCTTCTGTTAAACCAGAGGCTGCCTAGTCAACACCCGGTTTTCGCTGAACCATTTCCGGTTATGCAACCCGGTTTCGGTTCCTACTTCACTCATGAGGAGGCAGTGTCGGTGGTGAGAAGAGGGAAAATGGAAGCGGGTCAGGGAAAGCGAGTGGTGAACAACAACGAGGGCAGCTCTTCCTCGGAGGAGGAGCAGGAGACAGATTTTGTTGAGGAAGAGTTTGATGATATTGATATggacgatgatgatgaggagTTTGACGATACtgacgaagaagatgatgatgatggtgatgaggAAGAGAAGGCCGTTCtattcaagaagaagaagtaa
- the LOC108857039 gene encoding thioredoxin M4, chloroplastic codes for MASLLDSVTVTRVFSLPITSSISSASKAPSVSALRIPEFRGLKASRRSSVTQSASFVTNLGSRFARGGRIVCEAQDTTAAAVEVPNISDSEWQTQVLESDVPVLVEFWAPWCGPCRMIHPIVDQLAKDFAGKFKFYKINTDECPNTANRYGIRSVPTVIIFKDGEKKDSIIGAVPKETLEKTIERFVVE; via the exons ATGGCTTCCTTGCTCGATTCAGTCACCGTTACCCGCGTGTTTTCTCTCCCGATCACTTCCTCGATTTCGTCTGCTTCAAAGGCTCCCTCAGTTTCCGCTCTGCGGATTCCGGAATTCAGAGGTTTGAAAGCTTCCCGACGGAGTTCGGTGACTCAGTCAGCTAGCTTTGTTACGAATCTCGGATCCCGATTTGCTCGTGGTGGTAGAATCGTCTGCGAGGCTCAGGACACCACTGCCGCAGCCGTCGAAG TACCAAACATCTCTGATTCAGAATGGCAAACACAGGTTCTCGAGTCAGACGTACCAGTACTGGTCGAGTTTTGGGCACCGTGGTGTGGACCTTGCCGTATGATTCACCCCATTGTTGACCAACTGGCCAAAGATTTCGCAGGCAAGTTCAAATTCTACAAAATCAACACCGACGAGTGCCCAAACACAGCCAACCGTTACGGTATACGCAGCGTTCCCACGGTGATCATATTCAAAGACGGTGAGAAGAAAGATAGTATCATCGGAGCTGTCCCTAAAGAGACGTTGGAGAAAACTATAGAAAGATTCGTGGTCGAGtaa
- the LOC108860557 gene encoding expansin-A12 has product MEMKGKYLVTVILLVGTLSVGMCSNGWIRAHATYYGVNDSPASLGGACGYDNPYHAGFGAHTAALSGALFRNGESCGGCYQVRCDYWADPKWCLRGAAVTVTATNFCPSNNNGGWCNLPRHHFDMSMPAFFRIARRGNEGIVPVFYRRVGCKRRGGVRFTMRGQGNFNMVILSNVGGSGAVKAVAVRGSRAKTWVQMTRNWGANWQSSGDLRGQRLSFRVTLLDRKTMTFLNVVPPSWWFGQTFSGRGQFL; this is encoded by the exons ATGGAAATGAAGGGGAAATATTTGGTAACGGTTATTTTATTGGTTGGTACGTTAAGTGTGGGGATGTGTTCTAATGGTTGGATTAGGGCGCATGCAACGTATTATGGTGTTAATGATAGCCCTGCTTCACTTG GAGGAGCTTGTGGGTATGACAATCCGTACCACGCTGGATTCGGAGCCCATACGGCGGCGCTAAGCGGTGCGCTATTCAGAAACGGCGAGTCGTGCGGTGGTTGCTACCAAGTGAGGTGCGACTATTGGGCGGATCCTAAGTGGTGTCTCCGAGGAGCAGCCGTGACGGTGACGGCTACAAACTTCTGTCCTTCGAACAACAATGGAGGTTGGTGCAATCTCCCTCGCCACCACTTCGATATGTCCATGCCTGCTTTCTTCCGCATAGCTCGTCGCGGCAACGAGGGCATCGTCCCCGTCTTCTACCGCCG TGTTGGGTGCAAAAGAAGAGGAGGTGTGAGGTTCACAATGAGAGGCCAAGGGAACTTCAACATGGTAATACTCTCAAACGTTGGCGGCAGCGGTGCGGTGAAAGCGGTTGCTGTGAGAGGCTCAAGGGCAAAGACTTGGGTTCAGATGACTCGTAATTGGGGTGCCAACTGGCAGAGCTCCGGCGATCTCCGTGGACAGAGACTCTCATTCAGAGTTACTCTTCTTGACCGCAAAACGATGACGTTTCTAAACGTTGTTCCTCCATCTTGGTGGTTCGGCCAAACCTTCTCTGGTCGAGGCCAGTTTCTCTGA